From Ascaphus truei isolate aAscTru1 chromosome 17, aAscTru1.hap1, whole genome shotgun sequence, the proteins below share one genomic window:
- the IL17RE gene encoding interleukin-17 receptor E yields MGILTFLPLLVTTVLLLDLSHSGGVGFTKGDEVKITRTQVNANFDFKIKLSSPGNRFSDKRDHKVPAGVRRRPHGDVLSLSTVLLCDPLKEIEKCEPCIRVDITLNSTAFPKLRAFVVYALEESHNQFHAFRFINKGTTEPGESWKVTYDCLQVPTGQNINFSLFTVPYYSLRISKTYFIQDRDAKPAFQFEHFPEKRKIEVSIHHGPKVKAHLCYRGSLVCEPLSDEATQAFNVSQKAILQYEYLAPCLCIEVYYLYRDARRNQICPFDANPDAYNSGFWQITDRSSHAKNQMWMELTSPCPVVATSASLCEKRKGTCLTIPEATVQEDESHYTIDDVDKNPNLCFKFTIMNRSYIKCPEIKDPDWNVTVKTQFFQVLLSIFSLVPGSFSATTCKVNQSTGHCDPQSPVFNITRLNDTSPQGMDVALPLPRIGSCVQVWRSDVRFAYKHLFCPDFSHRHLGLVLLSSFLVVFTLVILLALCYQMILKIFTAPLWRHTVLLVYSPDSDEYKVLISAFADFLQSILGCEVILDLWDTNTVSQIGMLPWFYQKRELVTQRKGKVIMVWTRRSSEMYKQWRTSDLSSFPWRDPHNLFSAAMAVLQRDLEVEGEKDTVEDYTMVYFEGLCEKQDIPTNMRKITRYHLFKDLYRLVNKLQGTTCLSPPCLIKTGAKYLMRKLINSEKSTSLQGHVELCRQQLREKWG; encoded by the exons GACTTCAAAATAAAAC TATCTTCTCCAGGTAACCGTTTTTCCGATAAGCGCGACCACAAGGTACCCGCAGGAGTAAGACGCCGGCCGCATGGAGACGTCCTCTCTCTTTCCACCGTCCTGCTCTGTGATCCGCTGAAGGAGATTGAGAAATGTGAGCCTTGCATCAGAGTGGACATCACACTGAactccacag CGTTCCCCAAACTCCGCGCTTTCGTTGTGTACGCTCTGGAGGAAAGTCATAACCAATTCCATGCATTTCGCTTCATAAACAAAGGAACAACAGAACCAGGAGAATCG TGGAAAGTGACGTATGACTGCTTGCAAGTTCCCACTGGACAGAACATCAATTTCTCCCTCTTCACCGTCCCTTATTACAGCCTGAGAATTAGTAAGACGTACTTCATACAAGACAGAGATGCTA AGCCGGCATTTCAGTTTGAGCACTTTCCAGAGAAACGCAAAATCGAGGTGTCCATTCACCACGGCCCAAAAGTTAAAGCTCATCTGTGCTACCGGGGGTCTTTAGTGTGTGAGCCCCTGTCCGATGAGGCAACCCAAGCG TTTAACGTTTCCCAGAAAGCCATCCTGCAGTATGAATACCTTGCCCCTTGCTTGTGCATTGAG GTTTACTACCTTTACCGGGACGCCAGACGGAATCAGATCTGCCCCTTTGACGCAAATCCAGATGCCT ATAACTCCGGTTTCTGGCAGATCACAGACCGATCCTCTCACGCCAAAAATCAGATGTGGATGGAGCTGACCTCTCCGTGTCCGGTGGTGGCGACCTCAGCCTCTCTCTGTGAGAAACGCAAGGGCACGTGCCTAACAATACCCGAGGCCACCGTCCAGGAGGACGAATCG CATTATACAATTGACGACGTGGACAAGAACCCAAATCTCTGTTTTAAG TTCACCATCATGAACAGGAGCTATATAAAATGTCCTGAAATAAAAG ACCCCGACTGGAATGTGACTGTGAAAACACAATTCTTTCAAGTTCTTCTCAGCATCTTCTCACTTGTCCCCGGCTCCTTCAGTGCGACAACATGCAAAGTAAACCAGAGCACGGGACACTGTGACCCCCAGTCACCTGTTTTTAATATCACACGG TTAAATGACACCAGTCCACAGGGGATGGATGTAGCCCTGCCTCTCCCACGCATAGGCAGCTGTGTGCAG GTTTGGCGATCAGATGTCCGGTTTGCATATAAACATCTCTTCTGTCCAGACT TTTCTCACAGACATCTGGGCCTTGTGTTACTTTCCTCATTCCTGGTAGTTTTCACACTGGTTATCCTCCTGGCTCTATGCTACCAAATGATTCTGAAAATATTCACAG ctcccctttgGAGACATACGGTGCTCCTGGTGTACTCCCCAGATTCCGATGAGTACAAGGTTCTCATCTCGGCCTTCGCCGACTTCCTGCAAAGCATCCTGGGTTGCGAGGTCATTCTGGACCTCTGGGATACGAACACAGTCAGCCAGATTGGGATGTTGCCATGGTTTTACCAAAAGCGGGAGCTGGTCACACAGCGGAAAGGGAAGGTCATCATGGTGTGGACCAGGAGGAGCAGCGAAATGTACAAACAGTGGAGAACCAGTGACTTGAGCAGCTTTCCTTGGAGAGACCCACATAATCTCTTCAGTGCTGCGATGGCCGTGCTGCAGAGAGACCTGGAGGTGGAAGGAGAGAAGGATACCGTTGAGGACTACACCATGGTCTACTTTGAAGGGCTTTGTGAAAAGCAGGACATCCCCACCAACATGAGGAAGATTACAAGGTACCACCTGTTTAAGGACCTCTACAGACTGGTGAACAAACTACAGGGCACCACCTGCCTGTCCCCTCCTTGCCTTATAAAAACTGGTGCCAAGTACCTTATGAGAAAGCTGATAAACTCGGAGAAGAGCACGAGCCTGCAAGGCCATGTGGAGTTGTGCAGGCAGCAGCTGCGTGAAAAGTGGGGTTAG